The sequence below is a genomic window from Candidatus Methylomirabilota bacterium.
ACCGGGCGCCACGGATCGACTCACCCCGGCAGCTCGCCCCGAGCATGCGCCGCGTCGGACAGCGCTCCGAGCGGCGGCTGTGCCGCCGCAACCGAGGGGGGGCATCGGGGGGGTCTTCCGAGACCCCCCCGAGCAGCTAAACCTTGATCTCGCGGTTCCACCGGTTGATCCAGTCGGCCCGCTGCAGGTTGATCTTGTTCCAGTCGAGGACGATCAGCTTCTCCAGGTCGGCGGGGGTCGCCGGCACCAGCCCCCGGAGCTCCGGGGCGACGCTCACGCCCTGCACGACGGGGCCGAGGAAGGAGGGCGGCCCGGCCAGGAGGCGCTGGGCCTCGGGATCCAGGCCCTGGTTGATGTATTCGATCGCCAGCTCGGCGTTGGCCCCCTTGGTCACCGCGAACCAGGCCAGCCCCGCAATGCCCCCTTCCCGGGGCAGCACGAACTCCATGCCGGTCCCCTTGTACTTGAGCACCAGCGTGTTCAGGTGCCACAGGGGGGCGATGTCGACCTCGCCCCGCTCGAGCAGCGTCTGAAGGCTCGCCGGCGAGGGGGCGATCGACCCCACGCTGGGCAGGAGCGATTTCACCGCTTCGAATCCGGGCTCGATGTTGCTCTCGTCGCCGCCGCGGAGCTTGGCGAGGCTCAGGAGCGCGACGGTGCCGAGCGTGCTGGTCGGGGGGTTGAGGCCCACCCGCCCCTTGTACTCGGGCTTCCAGAGGTCCGCCCACGAGACCGGCGGCGTCTTGAGCCGCTTCGCGTTGTACGCGATCCCGACCACCGAGGCCGAGTTCGGGACGCCGAAGACGGGCTCCGCTGGGCGGTACTTCGGGAACAGCCTGGCGGCGTTGGGGACCTTGTCGAGCGGCAGCCGCTCGAAGATCCCTTCCTTGACGGCGTTGAGAAAGGGCCCGTCGTCGACCAGCGCGACGTCCACCGGCGGCCGCCCGCCGGCCGCCGCCTTGGTCCGGGCGACCAGCTCGGCGGCCAGGATGGAGACCAGCGTCACCTTGGCCCCCGTCTTCTTCTCGACCGGGGTGGCGATGGCCGCCCGGTGGGCCGCCTCCCAGGTGCCGCCGTACGTGTTGGCGATCAGCTCCTTCTCGACGCCGAAGACGGGCGTCCGCCCCAGAAGGACCGCCCCGGTGGCTCCGGTGCCGAGCAAGAGCTCGCGTCGCGTCAGGTGTCGGTGCCTCATGGCCTCCCTCCTCAGGATCCACACGGGTGGTGGGCGATCCAGTGCCGGGCGATGTCGCCGCGCCGGCACACCCAGACGTCGTCGTGCCGATTCACGTAGTCGAGGAAACGGGCCAGGGCGGCGGCCCGTCCGGGCCGTCCGGCCAGACGCGTGTGCAGTCCGACGGACATCATCTTCGGCGCGGCGGCGCCCTCGGCGTAGAGGAGGTCGAAGGTGTCCTTCAGGTACGCGAAGAAGTCGTCTCCGATGACGAAGCCCGGCGCCGTCGCGAAGCGCATGTCGTTGGTATCGAACGCGTACGGAATGACCAGGTGAGGCGTGTCCCCGACCCGCACCCAGTACGGCAGGTCGTCGTTGTACGCATCGGAGTCGTACAGGAACCCGCCTTCCTCCACCAGCAGGCGGCGGGTGTTCAGGCTCGGGGCGTACCGGGTGAACCACCCGAGCGGTCGGCGCCCCGTCGTCGTCACGATGGAGGCGACCGCTCGGCGCACGAGCGCGCGCTCCTCATGTTCGGCCAGGCGATGGTGCCCCATCCACCGCCACCCGTGGCAACAGATGTCGTGACCGGCGGCCACGATGGCCCGCGCCGCTTCCGGGTTGCGCTCGAGCGCCAGCGCGCAGGCGCCGATCGTGATCGGGGTGCCGCGCTCGGCAAAGACGCGCAGGAGCCGCCAGAAGCCGGCCCGGCTCCCGTACTCGAAGTGGGACTCCACGACCAGGTCGCGCTGCCCGACCTCCATCGAGGCCGCGGGCGCATCCCAGCCCTCCGTCTCGCTCCGCGCGTCCCCGTCCAGGACGGAGCGTTCGGACCCCTCCTCGTAGTTCAGCAGGATCTGCAGGGCGACCCGCGCCCCGTCTGGCCACTGCGGATGGGGCGGCCGGGCGCCATAGCCGACGAGATCGCGGGGAGAGGTGGCGGTCACGACGGACGACGACTAACACAGGACCTCGCCGGACTTCAAGGGGCTCGGGGCCGCTCCTCGTCGTCTTCGAGCTCGTCCAGGAGCGCGGCCAGCCGCGGGTCGCCGCCAGCCGGGGGGCGCCAGTCGACGTGCACGACGGGGACGCCGGCCGCGTGGAGCTCGAGCGCGAAGACCTCGATCCCCAGGTTGATCACTCGCAGCGGCCGCTCGAGCAGCGCCTCGACGCTCACCACATCACCTGGTCGGCCCGGATGAGCACGAGATCATCCGATGAGTGATGACGCCAGCTCAGGCTTCAGGAGAAGGGCGGCGAAGCGCGCGGCCTGGGCGTTCGAGGGCAGCACCTCCGCCCCGGCCGCCTCCAGCGCGGCCACCTGCCCGGCGAGCCCTTGTGGGTCGCCATCGGTCCCGACAGCCGACGCGACGACGGTGAGTTCCCGTGCGTCGGCGGCCGCCGCCGCGCGGGCGTCGCGGATCGCGACGGCCAGCGGGCTCGCCGGGTCCGGGTGCGCCGCCCGGCCGAGGACCAGGTCGACCAGGAGCACGCCGAGCGCGGCATCGCAACCGGCCTCGCGGACGCGCGCGGCCCGCGCCTCGGGGTCGAGCATCGGGTGGGGACGCCCCACGGTGAACTCGTCGGCGCCGAGATCGAGGACGCGATGGGAGCCCGGGCCGAGCAGCGACTCGAGGAGC
It includes:
- the puuE gene encoding allantoinase PuuE, yielding MTATSPRDLVGYGARPPHPQWPDGARVALQILLNYEEGSERSVLDGDARSETEGWDAPAASMEVGQRDLVVESHFEYGSRAGFWRLLRVFAERGTPITIGACALALERNPEAARAIVAAGHDICCHGWRWMGHHRLAEHEERALVRRAVASIVTTTGRRPLGWFTRYAPSLNTRRLLVEEGGFLYDSDAYNDDLPYWVRVGDTPHLVIPYAFDTNDMRFATAPGFVIGDDFFAYLKDTFDLLYAEGAAAPKMMSVGLHTRLAGRPGRAAALARFLDYVNRHDDVWVCRRGDIARHWIAHHPCGS
- a CDS encoding ABC transporter substrate-binding protein, whose amino-acid sequence is MRHRHLTRRELLLGTGATGAVLLGRTPVFGVEKELIANTYGGTWEAAHRAAIATPVEKKTGAKVTLVSILAAELVARTKAAAGGRPPVDVALVDDGPFLNAVKEGIFERLPLDKVPNAARLFPKYRPAEPVFGVPNSASVVGIAYNAKRLKTPPVSWADLWKPEYKGRVGLNPPTSTLGTVALLSLAKLRGGDESNIEPGFEAVKSLLPSVGSIAPSPASLQTLLERGEVDIAPLWHLNTLVLKYKGTGMEFVLPREGGIAGLAWFAVTKGANAELAIEYINQGLDPEAQRLLAGPPSFLGPVVQGVSVAPELRGLVPATPADLEKLIVLDWNKINLQRADWINRWNREIKV